The Poseidonibacter lekithochrous region ACTAATTATTGGTTCATTAGGTGTAGGGAAAAAATCCCTAGCAAAATATATATTACCAAATTCAAAAATTTATGATGCAAAAATCCTTCAACAAGATATTAAAGATGATGCAATTAATTTACAAAATGATGCAATAATTATTGAAAGAATTGAAGAAATAAGTAACATTAATTTATTTTTAGAATGGATAAATGATAATAGTATTAGAGTAATTGCTATCTCAACTACAAATATATTAAATCAAAAAATCAAAGATATATTTTCAATTAATCTTGAAATTCCTGATTTATATAAAAGAGAAAATGATACAAAACTATTAATACAAAAATTTTCAAATGAAGCTAGTAAAACACTTGATATGCAAACAGTAGCAAATGCAAAACTTATTACTAACATTTCAAATAATGCACATAGTTTAAGAAAATCAATATATTTTTCTTACCTATTTGAAACTATTGGAGAAGAAGAAATTCTAATGTTTTTAGAGAGATACCTAAGTGAACATTTAGAAGGTGAAAACTCTTATAAAGATTTATTATATTTATTTGAAGTACCATTAATAAAAGCTTCAACAAAAAAATATAAATCACAAGTTCAAGTGGCAAAACACCTAGGGCTTAATAGAATTACATTAAGAAAGAAATTAGATATTCATAAAGAGTTATTATGAGCGAATTAAATATACAAATAGAAGAACTTATCTCAAACAATGCAACAGACTTTGAGATATCTAAGGTTTTTAAAACTTACTTTAAAAATTATGTAAACTCAATCGATACTACCTTTGAAACAACAGGTGGTAAAGATTTTTTTATAAAACATACAAAACATACTGATAAATTTTTAATCCAACTTTATAAATATATCTTACGAAAGAACTTTGGTTCATATCAACCAATGAGTACATCTATTCCTATTTCATTAGTAGCTTTAGGTTCATATGGAAGAGAACAGCTTTGTATTTATTCTGATATTGATATTATGATTTTATACGAAGACATCAAAGGTTACAACCTAAAAGAAATCATGGAAGAGTTTATTACTCTTGCTTGGGATTGTGGGCTAAAACTAGGTTCTAGGGTACATGAATTAAAAGAAGTAGCTGAGGGTGTAAAAGAAGATATTACTATCAAAAGTTCAATCATTGAGTCAAGACTAATTTTTGGTTCAAAATATTTATGGTTTGGATATGAAAATATTCTAAATCAAATTAGAAAAACAAATCAAAAAGATTTTGTATTAGAAAAACTTCAAGAACACAAAGACCGACTTCTAAAATATCCTCTAAAAATGGAGCCAAATGTCAAAGATGGTTTTGGTGGAATTAGAGAATCAAATATGATGTATTGGATGGCAAATGTTCTTTATGGAATTAGAGATACAAAACATCTAATTGGTAAAGAGTTTACAGAAGAAGAATTCAAATTATATAGACAAGCTTTAGAGTTTATTTTTAGAGTTAGAAATGCTTTACATAATATTGCTAGAAAAAAACAAGATCAAGTTACTTTTGATATTTTGCCTGATTTAAGTACAAAACTTGTATTTAAAGATACTCCTAGATATCCAAAAGAGCGTCAATGTATGGCAAAACTTCTATCATGTTTACATATTGTTCATAGCTTTACAGCAACTATGATTAAGAAGTTTACAAGAAGTGTACTTTTTGAAAATAAGAATATCAAAGAACTTAAAAATAATAGATTTAAAAAAGACTTATTTATTGTTGGCAATACTTTATATACTTCATTTCATGCAAAACCAAAAACATTAAATGCTTTATTAAAGGAACTTATTTCTTTACCAGCTGTCGTAACTAGATTTGATAGATCATATATTTATTATGCAAGTAAAGCAAAAATACCAAAAGTACAAACACAAGAATTAAGAAAAAATATTAAATCTATGTTATTTAAGAAGTCTTTATACCCAGTTATAAAACTACTTTATAATGCAAATTTATTAGGGATAATTATTCCTAATAGTAAACTAATAATGAATCAACCTCAGTTTGATGGATACCATCAACACCCAACAGATGTTCATTCAATTAAAACTTTAAAATTTGCACATAATATTGAAGATGAATATATAAGAAGTATTTTTGAATCATTAAGTCCAAATCAAAAAACCATTACAAGACTAGCAGCACTTTTCCATGATATAGGAAAAGGAAGAACAGCAGATCATCATATAATTGGTGAAAAACTATTTAAGACAACGCTACAAGAATTAGGCTTTGAAGAGAAACATATTAGAGTAGGAGCTAGATTAGTTAGGTACCATAATATGATGTCTTATGTGGCAACACACGAAGATATATACTCTGAAAAAACTATTCTAAATTTTACAGGATTAATAAAATCTCCAATAGCACTTAAGATGTTATATGTAGTTACATACTGTGATGTTTCAGCTGTTGGGAAAAATATCTTTAATAGTTCAATGTCATCTCTTTTAAAACAACTTTATACAAATTCACTTCCTGCATTTGAGAATGAAGAGTTATTAAATGAAAGTGCAAGAAGAGTTGCAAAACAAAATACAATTAAAAATCTTAGCAGATACAAAGCCTTACCAAATCAGATAAAAAGAAAGATAATGTATATTTCTTCAAATCAGATTTTCTTACGATTAAAAGCTGAAGATATTTTAGATATTGCTATTAAAGCAAAAGATGTAAATGATTATATTTATAAGATAATTAATGAAAAACATTTAACTATTAGAATTATTAGAAATGTTCCTTTAAATTTAGGGTATTTATTAGGGAAATTAGAGTTTTTAAATATTTCAAATTTAAATATTTTCAAACTTTATGATGATAAAAAAGCTTTTGAAATTAGTTTTAGTGAAAAAGTAGATGCAGATGATATTTTATATATCAAAGAGATTATTGAAAACTCATTTGATATGAGTAAAACAACAAAACTTATTACACCAGTAATAAAAGAAGAAAATATCAAAATCAATTGTAACCATACAACTTACCTAGCTTCTATGCAAATAAAAGCTAAAGATCAAAAAGGCTTATTTGCTTTTATGGCTAAGATTTTTGATGACTTTGGAATAGAGATTGAAACTGCAAAACTTCATACTCTAAAAGGTTATGCGAGGGATTTATTACTTATTGAAAAGAATGGAAATTTCTGTTCAAAACAAGAAGAGATAGTGAATCTAATTTGTTCAAAAGATAAAGCAGAATAAATTCTGCTTTATTTTATACTAAAGATTTTGCAAGAGTATTAGCTTCTTTAAAATTCTTTTTTCCTGTTCCTAATTTTGGAATATCCTCAACTATTTTTATAATACTTGGAATCATTAATTTATTATCAAATGTCTCAATCATTTTTTCTTTTAATCTTGAAATCTCATCTTCTTTAATTCCTGAAATTAATAAAACAACTTTTTCACCTTTTTTATCATCTTCTAGGGTTGTAGTGATAAAGTCAATTTCATTCTCTTCTTCATCACTAATAATAAGTTTTGAGATTCTAGACTCAATTGCTCCTAAACTCACCATCTCACCTGCAAGTTTAGCAAACCTTGAATATCTATCTACAATAGTTAAAAAGCCATGAGAATCAAGCTTACCCTTATCTCCTGTAATATAAAAAGTTTGCCCTTTTATTTTGATTAGAACTTGTGATGTTTTTTCTTTATCTTTTAAGTAACCTTTCATTACTTGAATACCAGAAATTACAATCATTCCTTCCTCACCTGTTTCTAACTCTTTGTGAGTATCTGGGTCAATAATTTTTACTTTTGTTCCAGGGATTGGCATACCTACACTTCCTACTTGTGTTCCTACTTGAAGTGAATAATCAGGAGCTAATACATTTGGTAAATTACACGAAGCAACTGGTGTTGTCTCTGTAACTCCATATCCTTCTAGAATATCTTTTCCAAATTTCTTTTTAAACTCAGCTCTAACATCATCTCTTAACTTCTCAGCTCCAGCAACTGTGTATCTTAAAGTCTCAAACATTAAAGGATGTACTTTAGGATTCTTTGTATATAACCTATAAAATGTTGATGTTCCTGTCATAATTGTTGCTTTATATTTATGAACTAACTGCCCTATTCCTAGGCCATCAGTAGGGTCTGGATGAGCCACACATTTGATACCTTCAATCAAAGGTAAAAAAGTAGTTACAGTAATACCAAAGGCATGGAATATTGGTAATGAGCCAACTAGAGTATCATTATTAGTTACATTTAAAATTGCAGCAATTTGTTGAGAATTTCCTACAATATTATCACTTGATAACTCTACACCTTTTGGAGAGCCTTCGCTACCTGATGAGAATAAAATCACAACTGTATCATCTTTTTTTATTGGTTTTAAATGAATAGATTTTAGAATAAAACTTGGTAAAAACTTCACAGATAAAAGTGTTGTTAAACCTTTTATTTTTGAAATTTGAGTTTTTAAATCTTCTACATAAATCACATCAACTAACTCTAATATCTCTTTTAAATCAATACCTTTTGTTTCTAGTTTTTCTACAAACTTAGAAGAAGCAACTATTGTTTGAACTTCCGCTTTATTTATAGCTTCTTTTAATGACTTTATCTCGGCTGTATAGTTTAGATTAACAACTGTTTTTCCTAACATTAAAGTAGAATAATTTATAAAAGCCCCAGCAGCAGTTGAAGGAAGTAATAATCCAATATTTTGACCTTTAACTCTTGGCTTTAGTAAGTCTTTGAAAAGAATTGAAACTGTTAAAAATTTATTTCCTGATAACTCTAAGCCAGTTGAATCAGCAAAAATCATATCCCCTGATACTTCTTTTAATCTATCAAAGATTGTTTCACTTAAAGTATCTAAGTTTTCAATATGATTTTTCCATGATTTAGCAGATAAATTTACTACTTCATTTTTCACTGTAATTACATTTGCGTTCTCTTTTTTCATAACTTTTGAAAAAGACACTGTAACGCTGTTTGTTCTATATGATTTTTTGAACTTTTTACTAGCTCTTGAGAACATCGATTCCCATAAACCTCTAATATAAAAATTCACTACTTTTACATCATTCTTTGTCATAGCAAGAATTAATTCAAAACCTTTTTTAAACTCTCCTAAGTGACCATTTCTTGTAATTGAACCTTCTGGAAATACTACAACCATATTACCTTCATCTAATTCTTTTGCAATAGTTTTAATAGTTGATTTACTAGAAGCACCTGAAATAGGAATAGCTTTGAACATTTTTAGTAACCAATTTAGATACCACTTATCATAAATAGGTTTATGCATTACAAATTTCACTTCCCTTGGACTTGCCATTAAAATTACAGCCCAATCAATCCAAGATACATGATTACCAAGTAATAATACTCCTCCACTTGCTGGAATATTTTTTACTCCATCTACTTCTAATTTATACTTTAAACCAACTACTGATTTTACAAATAATAGAAGCATTGATTGAGGTAATTTATATACTGTATAAATTGTTCCAAATAGAGTAATAAATAAAATCAAATAAATAGTATTTTTAGGATCTAAATTATATAAAGATACTGTTGTTGTTAAAGCAAGCATAAAGAACATTGCAAGAGAATGGAACCAGTTATTTCCAGCTAAAACTGTACCTAATATTCTTTTTTTAGCATTAAATTGAATTAAAGCATTTAAAGGAACTACGAATAATCCTCCAAAAATACCAAAGAATAAAAAACTAAGAGCAAGGAAAGATGCTGATTCAACTATTGTTGAAATATAAATCGTTACAGCCATACCAATTGATGCAATTGGAATAGTTCCAACTTCAATATAGTGTTTTGATATTTTTGAATAAATAGTTGCTCCAATAGCAATACCAATTCCAGAAGCTGCTAATACTCCATTAATTACAAATACATCTGTGATTTCTAAATACTGTTTTGCAAAAGATGGGAATACTGCCATTAAACCTTGAGATACTCCCCAGAAAACTGATAAACCAATAACTGATAAGAAGATTGTATTATTTGAGAAAATTGTATGAATATTTTTGGCTAATAATTTACCTTGAATGAACTCTTTTTTATCTAAAGATAGTTTTTCATTTTTCACATAAGAAGTTTTTACTCTTCTTAAAATAAATATAGAAGTTAACATCTCTAATAAAGCAATAGGAGCAATATAATAAGTTAAAGATATTGTTGCATCAAGTAAGGCTTCTTTGCTGCTAAGGGCTTCTAAATTATTTGATATATAAAAACTCTCAAAGAAAAAAGATCCACTACCTATACCAAATAAAATAGCAATAATTGAAATGGCTTGTAATGCAGAGTTTCCTTTTGCTAAGTTTTTTTTACCCCAAATATCAAGAATAATACCGAACTTTGCAGGGGAATAAATAGCACTTTGAACAGCTAATAATACAAGATTGAACATTGCTAAATAAAAGTTTCCACTCATATATGAAAATATCATTAAAACAGATAAAACAAATGATGAAATAGCCCCATAAACTAGGATATCTTTCTTATTATATTTATCAGATAGATAACCACTTAGAGTAAATAAAAGTAAGAATGGAATAATAATCATTGCATTAATTATTGAAATCCAAACAACTTGTTCACTTCCATCAAAAATTTTAAAAGCTATGTTTTGTAAAAGTACTTTATGTGATACATCTACAACTGCATTACAAAAAACTACAAATAAAAATGCAAATTTTATTAAAACAATATTTCCTAGGTTATCTTTTAATTTTCCCATTATATATCCTTCTTAAATTCTTCTATTGTATGACGATTAAAAATATATGGTTTGAAAGAGTTTAGAATATCTAAAACTAAAATTTCAGGTAAAAATCCAGTTTTTTCTAATACTTTTGAACTAAGTTCTCTCTCTAACATAGCAAGTTTTTTACTTGTTTGTACATATTCATTAATAAGTTGTATTGAAATATCAAAACGTCTAAGCTCAGTAAATGTTTTAAGAACTTCTATTTCTGTTTTAAAATAGATCTCTTTATCATCAATTAAATCTAATTTTATTGCTTCTTCAACATTTAAATCTAATAAATCTTTTTTTGATATTGGATTTTTTATTTCACTTGAAATCATTTGTATTGATTGAAGAATTAAATCTGCTCTATCATCAAAATTTATATTGTAATAGTCAAATAATTCTTTAATATAATCAATTGAAAAACTCAAATTGTCTTTGAAGTATTTGATCATATTTAATACTGTAATTGTGATTTCTGGATAATATTTCATATTTTTTGAAGTGCTTAGGCTATTTGGTAATAGACCTTTTTTATGATAAAAAGAGATTGTATGGTTGCTTAAAGCTGTTTGTTCAACCAATTCACTCATTTTATAGTAATTTTTATCATCAATAATTTTCATTCTCTAATTCCTTAAAGTTAAGAGTTAAACTCTTTACTTTTAAAAGTATAGATAAATAAAAATAAAAAGTCAAGAGTTGAACTCTTTACTTTTTATATTTTTGGCAAAATTATTTTGATTTTTTCTTGAAAGAATCTAATGAGAAGATAAGTAAAGCTATCCAAATCAGAGCAAAAGTAACTAACTTATCAAAGTTAAACTCTTCATTATAAACAAATACTGCAATCAAAAATGCAACTGTAGGACCAATATACTGGAAGAATCCTAAGGTTGCTAGTTTCATTCTTCGTGCAGCTCCATTAAATAAAAGAAGAGGTATTACGGTAATTAGACCTGTTAATGTAAGCATAAAAGATACATAAACTGTGCTATTTTGGATAAATGCAATTCCATCTGTATTTAATAAATAAAGTAAATACATTAGTGAGAAAGGAAGAAGAATAAGTACTTCTATGAATAATCCAGTAATAGAACCTAAGTTGATTTTCTTTCTTATAAGCCCATATAATCCAAAAGTTATAGCTAAAGATAAAGATAAAATAGGAATATGTCCTAGGGCAAAAAACTGATAAATTACAGCTAATGAAGCAATGGCTACTGCAATATTCTGATTTCTAGTCATTCTTTCATTTAAAAATAAAAATCCTAAAAGTACATTAATCAAAGGATTAATATAATATCCCAAAGATGCCTCTAAAATCATATTATTTGAAATTGCCCAAATAAATATTAACCAGTTAGTTGAAGCAAATAAGGTTGAGAAGAATAAGTATTTTAATTTTTTTAAATCAACTATTGTGATTAAAAAAGATTGTAATTCTTTTTTAAAAAATAAAAAAGGTAAAAGAGTTAAAAATGAGAATATAACTCTATAAATAAGTACTTCAATGGGCTCAACTAAAGCTACTTGTTTGAAATAAATAGGTGAGATTCCACCCCAAAATAAAAATGCAAATATTGCGTAAATTTGTCCTAATCTAGCTTCTGTCAAAATATACTCTTTAAAATAGTTTTTTGAAACTATACCACAATAAATAGATAATTTTAGTAAATATAATTTATATTAAATTTATAATTATAAGAGTTTATATTTTCTTAAATTCTATAATAAACTCAACTCCATTATTTTCTTCACTATTACAAATAATTCTACCAAAGAGTCTTAAATTAACAAGGTTATAAACAATATTCAAGCCTAATCCTGTTCCACCTTTATTTCTTTTTGTAGTAAAGAAAGGTTCAAATATTTTATTAATATTTTCTTTTTTTATACCTTTTCCATTATCTTTATAAATTATAAAAATATATCCATCTTTTTCTTTACATTCAATAGTAATTTTTCCTATCTTTTTTTCACAAAAAGCATGAATTGTAGAGTTCATTATTAAGTTCGTAAGAAGCTGAGCAAATACCCCCGGATATGAATTTATTCTAATATTATCATCCCCTAATATATCAACTTCAATTTGTGTTTTTTTAAGAATATTACTAAGACTTAAAATTGTTTCTTCAAAATAAGACTTTAAATTGAAACTTCGTTTTTCATCATTTGTTTGAGCAACTGATACTTTTTTAAAACTTTTAATTAAAGAGGCTGTTCTATTAAGATTTGAATAAATTAAATTTCCTATTTCTAGACCCTCTTCAATAAAATCTTCAAAATCTTTTTGAGTCATTTCATCTTTATCATATTTTATTTTTATCTCATCAGTAACTTTTAAAAAGTGACTAATACCAGTTAATCCCACACCAAGAGGAGTATTAACTTCATGGGCAACTCCAGCAACTAAAC contains the following coding sequences:
- a CDS encoding MerR family transcriptional regulator — translated: MKIIDDKNYYKMSELVEQTALSNHTISFYHKKGLLPNSLSTSKNMKYYPEITITVLNMIKYFKDNLSFSIDYIKELFDYYNINFDDRADLILQSIQMISSEIKNPISKKDLLDLNVEEAIKLDLIDDKEIYFKTEIEVLKTFTELRRFDISIQLINEYVQTSKKLAMLERELSSKVLEKTGFLPEILVLDILNSFKPYIFNRHTIEEFKKDI
- a CDS encoding Fis family transcriptional regulator, with amino-acid sequence MQDYIAQDEISKEILNSAKLLQAVNVNALIIGSLGVGKKSLAKYILPNSKIYDAKILQQDIKDDAINLQNDAIIIERIEEISNINLFLEWINDNSIRVIAISTTNILNQKIKDIFSINLEIPDLYKRENDTKLLIQKFSNEASKTLDMQTVANAKLITNISNNAHSLRKSIYFSYLFETIGEEEILMFLERYLSEHLEGENSYKDLLYLFEVPLIKASTKKYKSQVQVAKHLGLNRITLRKKLDIHKELL
- the rarD gene encoding EamA family transporter RarD, which gives rise to MTEARLGQIYAIFAFLFWGGISPIYFKQVALVEPIEVLIYRVIFSFLTLLPFLFFKKELQSFLITIVDLKKLKYLFFSTLFASTNWLIFIWAISNNMILEASLGYYINPLINVLLGFLFLNERMTRNQNIAVAIASLAVIYQFFALGHIPILSLSLAITFGLYGLIRKKINLGSITGLFIEVLILLPFSLMYLLYLLNTDGIAFIQNSTVYVSFMLTLTGLITVIPLLLFNGAARRMKLATLGFFQYIGPTVAFLIAVFVYNEEFNFDKLVTFALIWIALLIFSLDSFKKKSK
- a CDS encoding acyl-[ACP]--phospholipid O-acyltransferase: MGKLKDNLGNIVLIKFAFLFVVFCNAVVDVSHKVLLQNIAFKIFDGSEQVVWISIINAMIIIPFLLLFTLSGYLSDKYNKKDILVYGAISSFVLSVLMIFSYMSGNFYLAMFNLVLLAVQSAIYSPAKFGIILDIWGKKNLAKGNSALQAISIIAILFGIGSGSFFFESFYISNNLEALSSKEALLDATISLTYYIAPIALLEMLTSIFILRRVKTSYVKNEKLSLDKKEFIQGKLLAKNIHTIFSNNTIFLSVIGLSVFWGVSQGLMAVFPSFAKQYLEITDVFVINGVLAASGIGIAIGATIYSKISKHYIEVGTIPIASIGMAVTIYISTIVESASFLALSFLFFGIFGGLFVVPLNALIQFNAKKRILGTVLAGNNWFHSLAMFFMLALTTTVSLYNLDPKNTIYLILFITLFGTIYTVYKLPQSMLLLFVKSVVGLKYKLEVDGVKNIPASGGVLLLGNHVSWIDWAVILMASPREVKFVMHKPIYDKWYLNWLLKMFKAIPISGASSKSTIKTIAKELDEGNMVVVFPEGSITRNGHLGEFKKGFELILAMTKNDVKVVNFYIRGLWESMFSRASKKFKKSYRTNSVTVSFSKVMKKENANVITVKNEVVNLSAKSWKNHIENLDTLSETIFDRLKEVSGDMIFADSTGLELSGNKFLTVSILFKDLLKPRVKGQNIGLLLPSTAAGAFINYSTLMLGKTVVNLNYTAEIKSLKEAINKAEVQTIVASSKFVEKLETKGIDLKEILELVDVIYVEDLKTQISKIKGLTTLLSVKFLPSFILKSIHLKPIKKDDTVVILFSSGSEGSPKGVELSSDNIVGNSQQIAAILNVTNNDTLVGSLPIFHAFGITVTTFLPLIEGIKCVAHPDPTDGLGIGQLVHKYKATIMTGTSTFYRLYTKNPKVHPLMFETLRYTVAGAEKLRDDVRAEFKKKFGKDILEGYGVTETTPVASCNLPNVLAPDYSLQVGTQVGSVGMPIPGTKVKIIDPDTHKELETGEEGMIVISGIQVMKGYLKDKEKTSQVLIKIKGQTFYITGDKGKLDSHGFLTIVDRYSRFAKLAGEMVSLGAIESRISKLIISDEEENEIDFITTTLEDDKKGEKVVLLISGIKEDEISRLKEKMIETFDNKLMIPSIIKIVEDIPKLGTGKKNFKEANTLAKSLV
- a CDS encoding HD domain-containing protein, encoding MSELNIQIEELISNNATDFEISKVFKTYFKNYVNSIDTTFETTGGKDFFIKHTKHTDKFLIQLYKYILRKNFGSYQPMSTSIPISLVALGSYGREQLCIYSDIDIMILYEDIKGYNLKEIMEEFITLAWDCGLKLGSRVHELKEVAEGVKEDITIKSSIIESRLIFGSKYLWFGYENILNQIRKTNQKDFVLEKLQEHKDRLLKYPLKMEPNVKDGFGGIRESNMMYWMANVLYGIRDTKHLIGKEFTEEEFKLYRQALEFIFRVRNALHNIARKKQDQVTFDILPDLSTKLVFKDTPRYPKERQCMAKLLSCLHIVHSFTATMIKKFTRSVLFENKNIKELKNNRFKKDLFIVGNTLYTSFHAKPKTLNALLKELISLPAVVTRFDRSYIYYASKAKIPKVQTQELRKNIKSMLFKKSLYPVIKLLYNANLLGIIIPNSKLIMNQPQFDGYHQHPTDVHSIKTLKFAHNIEDEYIRSIFESLSPNQKTITRLAALFHDIGKGRTADHHIIGEKLFKTTLQELGFEEKHIRVGARLVRYHNMMSYVATHEDIYSEKTILNFTGLIKSPIALKMLYVVTYCDVSAVGKNIFNSSMSSLLKQLYTNSLPAFENEELLNESARRVAKQNTIKNLSRYKALPNQIKRKIMYISSNQIFLRLKAEDILDIAIKAKDVNDYIYKIINEKHLTIRIIRNVPLNLGYLLGKLEFLNISNLNIFKLYDDKKAFEISFSEKVDADDILYIKEIIENSFDMSKTTKLITPVIKEENIKINCNHTTYLASMQIKAKDQKGLFAFMAKIFDDFGIEIETAKLHTLKGYARDLLLIEKNGNFCSKQEEIVNLICSKDKAE